ATTCCTATACAAATACAAGTCTATGATAGTATGTATGATTAATGAATTCtcgacaaaaaaaaatgaaaaataaaaaaaaattgttgagaTAAGAAAATAAGATAATTGAACATTCTGTGGTTAAACTCAAAGggattttatcttttcttgattAAGTGTTGATTGTTCAGTTCTCATTTGGATGTGAAAAAGCTTTAACACTAGATTAGAAAAACTATTAATCTTGTagaatttaattcttttaagataaggagatttataaaataaaaattatgaaattaatcCATGTTGAACAACTTTCATATATATGATCTTATAAAATAACCTAAAATGAATAGTTTTTTATTGTCTTACTTTAAAGGAGACAACTAAGTATACATATACAATTACCAAAAGCAAACTTATGACTTGCATCTTTCTGTTCTTTCATATGGAGTTGAGCCAACAATTGTGACTTGTTCTGTCTTTTTTTTGCTAATTAGTAATTATCTCCCATTTTTGgtagattaaaaattaatttactgTGGATCAGATCTCTATTTAAGTATTATTGATAGTCAATTATTATTGTATCTACAAGATAGAATTTGGACATTcaacacttatttaaataaattggcCGGTAAGTTAACCAATTTGACTGTGACTTAGTCTATCTAACCAATGATTGTTTGTACATATTTAAATGCTATTGATCTATCAAGAATTTTCTCCCACAATAAGTTACAATAAAAATGGATCATTAGAGAGATACTACTATTCTCCATCTAAGGGATGTCACATATATTTCATCAACACCACCAATATTTAGACCACTACTCAAATTTTGtctaataataaatatgtgATACATAGATATAAATTCAGATTCTAGAGTATGAACATAAAGCAGCTATTCATCTGaagatgataatttaaatattgacaCATTCacacatattatatatattaacaatcgtttaattaaattatctaacaatTCTCATTTATCGTCTCATGTAAATATATTATCATGTGAATAATAATCTGATAATAGTCATGCTCTAATTTCAAGCAAAGAATTCATCCTTGAGAACTTTCAACAACAAAGGGTAAGCAGTGAGCTGAGGAAAATGACCTTGAGTTTTGAGAATCTTGACCTTGTTGGCACTATTATTAGCACCATTATTACTAAGGTTTCTCTTCATGTAAAATGCAACATGTTTTGGAACAACAGGGTCTTTTTTGGATTGGATTATGGTGCAAGGAACAAAAACATGTGGCAGAACCCATCTTTGGTCACTTAAGAACACAGTTTTGGCAACACTAAGTGCCACTTCTGGTTTCATTCTTAGAAGGCTGTCTTCAAACTCAGCAACAGCAGATGGATGGTTCTTTACACCAATAGCGGTTGGAGCAAAGGTGTGTACCCAACTTGGGAAATCTTGCTTTATTGATTTGAAGATTGTGTCCAAAACTGATCTCTCAAACCCTCCTTTGTATCCTTCTCCATTCAGGTACCTATAAACAATTAGTAGGTTTAGTTAGTTTGTTTTATGAgtctaatatttatttttttaaaattttattgaaatttaaaatagtttttatttattttttttaaaagataaaaaaattaattttttttaaaagtcaaTCCAAACTTAATTACCCtaatacttttaatataaaaatgaaaaaaaaagttggttTATATTAGTTTAAAtgtaagataaaataaaaaaagtattcatttaaattttttcttaaaatattatatttttatttttgttgtcaaaactttgttatatataataataaaaaataagatgcaTATAGATATTTAAAAGTGTTTACCgcaaaaatatattcaaataacCTTATTGTTTTGGTAATCTATCATTCTTGATGTTTCTCTAATTAAATGAAGAATAAATTTATTACTTTGTAAAATTCCAAATATATTAACTGTATCTACTAACTACTACCTAATAGCTAAAGTTTAGGATACTAtttctttagttttaatttatttggtaAAATTATATTAAGTTATATGAAGATTTTCACACATGCCAGTGTACTTTATTGATATACTAGTATGTCAATAATTATCTAAtcttcaaataataaattaaatatatgaaagataaaaattcTTCATGTGAAGATGTTAATAGGTAGAATACGATGAGAATTACTCCTTCTGCTATGTTAACCCAAGAAAGAAGATTCGAAATATTGTTTTTGACCTCTGATGGTATAGTTGTTAGCGTGACTTAAATGTGAACGGTTTGTGTTTCAATTAGCTATAGAGTAGAAAGAGCAATGCTAGAGGCCAGCAATATTTATGATTGGTAGTCATCAACTGAGAATAATAAATATTGAACTGCTATATATGCATGGAGAATTGTGGATGGaccaaattaaataagaaataaTAGATATATGCATGTTTATGCAATAAATATTGAACAAATTAATCAAAAGAGAATTAAACCTAACATATATCACCTTGGAG
This portion of the Arachis duranensis cultivar V14167 chromosome 6, aradu.V14167.gnm2.J7QH, whole genome shotgun sequence genome encodes:
- the LOC107492606 gene encoding strigolactone esterase D14-like, whose translation is MRTSCDFGGGGIVNVLNANMYGNGSQTLVLAHGYGTDQTVWHFLIPYLALYFKVLVFDLAFSPNVRPQVYNESKYGSSYDGYAADLVCLLDELNLNETIYLGHSMSAMIGCLAATKRPELFKHLILLSGSPRYLNGEGYKGGFERSVLDTIFKSIKQDFPSWVHTFAPTAIGVKNHPSAVAEFEDSLLRMKPEVALSVAKTVFLSDQRWVLPHVFVPCTIIQSKKDPVVPKHVAFYMKRNLSNNGANNSANKVKILKTQGHFPQLTAYPLLLKVLKDEFFA